The following are encoded in a window of Astyanax mexicanus isolate ESR-SI-001 chromosome 6, AstMex3_surface, whole genome shotgun sequence genomic DNA:
- the LOC111188211 gene encoding carcinoembryonic antigen-related cell adhesion molecule 20 isoform X2 codes for MDRTFLTTLTLVLLTGSLSAVVIIGPEDALIENKSWANLTCVGNNMDLVLTVEWMKNGRSLSPSDRIQFSPDNTSILIQPVNRTDSGVYECTLNKNSSATYSLTVNYGPDVMVLGATRLEEGSDIVFHCWADSYPLVSINWTVNDKTVEDPQLILIPNCDSSNSGNYTCTAFNNITGITGSAQHFLTVTGKHSGGLSPGAAAGITAGVILGLEALIVLLFFLIMHFKKSSEPICTIPKPKKGKQKRKVSRSSTGLEFKNPNTTRATPKARTESRPATPLPAITRENKPKESIYENIRENEVYCTTLPGR; via the exons ATGGACAGAACTTTCCTGACCACCCTGACCCTCGTCCTGCTAACAG GGTCACTGTCTGCTGTTGTCATCATCGGTCCGGAGGATGCTCTGATTGAGAATAAAAGCTGGGCTAATCTCACATGTGTAGGAAATAACATGGACCTCGTCCTCACCGTGGAGTGGATGAAGAATGGGCGGAGTCTGTCTCCATCCGACAGAATCCAGTTctcaccagataacacctcaaTACTGATCCAACCAGTGAACAGAACAGACAGCGGAGTCTATGAATGTACCCTTAACAAGAACAGCAGCGCCACCTACAGCCTCACTGTCAACT atgggCCAGACGTAATGGTTTTGGGTGCGACTCGTCTGGAGGAAGGTTCTGATATTGTGTTCCACTGCTGGGCTGATTCTTACCCCTTGGTCTCCATAAACTGGACAGTAAATGATAAAACTGTTGAAGACCCTCAGCTGATATTAATCCCCAACTGTGATTCCAGCAACAGTGGAAACTACACCTGCACTGCGTTCAACAACATCACCGGAATTACAGGGTCTGCACAGCACTTCCTGACTGTCACAG gtaaacACTCAGGGGGGCTCAGTCCTGGGGCTGCAGCCGGAATCACAGCAGGTGTTATTCTGGGATTAGAAGCTTTGATTGTGCTCCTGTTTTTCCTCATAATGCACTTTAA aaagTCATCTGAGCCCATCTGTACAATCCCAAAACCAA AGAAAGGCAAGCAGAAGCGCAAAGTGTCCAGGAGCTCCACAGGGCTGGAGTTTAAAAACCCTAACACTACACGAGCCACACCCAAAGCTCGAACTGAAA GTCGTCCAGCTACACCTTTGCCAGCTATAACTCGTGAAAAC AAACCAAAAGAGTCCATTTATGAGAACATCCGTGAG AATGAAGTGTACTGCACTACTTTACCTGGACGTTAG
- the LOC111188211 gene encoding carcinoembryonic antigen-related cell adhesion molecule 20 isoform X1 — protein sequence MDRTFLTTLTLVLLTGSLSAVVIIGPEDALIENKSWANLTCVGNNMDLVLTVEWMKNGRSLSPSDRIQFSPDNTSILIQPVNRTDSGVYECTLNKNSSATYSLTVNYGPDVMVLGATRLEEGSDIVFHCWADSYPLVSINWTVNDKTVEDPQLILIPNCDSSNSGNYTCTAFNNITGITGSAQHFLTVTGKHSGGLSPGAAAGITAGVILGLEALIVLLFFLIMHFKKSSEPICTIPKPKKGKQKRKVSRSSTGLEFKNPNTTRATPKARTESRPATPLPAITRENKPKESIYENIRENQRMSLPVVLDFQNEVYCTTLPGR from the exons ATGGACAGAACTTTCCTGACCACCCTGACCCTCGTCCTGCTAACAG GGTCACTGTCTGCTGTTGTCATCATCGGTCCGGAGGATGCTCTGATTGAGAATAAAAGCTGGGCTAATCTCACATGTGTAGGAAATAACATGGACCTCGTCCTCACCGTGGAGTGGATGAAGAATGGGCGGAGTCTGTCTCCATCCGACAGAATCCAGTTctcaccagataacacctcaaTACTGATCCAACCAGTGAACAGAACAGACAGCGGAGTCTATGAATGTACCCTTAACAAGAACAGCAGCGCCACCTACAGCCTCACTGTCAACT atgggCCAGACGTAATGGTTTTGGGTGCGACTCGTCTGGAGGAAGGTTCTGATATTGTGTTCCACTGCTGGGCTGATTCTTACCCCTTGGTCTCCATAAACTGGACAGTAAATGATAAAACTGTTGAAGACCCTCAGCTGATATTAATCCCCAACTGTGATTCCAGCAACAGTGGAAACTACACCTGCACTGCGTTCAACAACATCACCGGAATTACAGGGTCTGCACAGCACTTCCTGACTGTCACAG gtaaacACTCAGGGGGGCTCAGTCCTGGGGCTGCAGCCGGAATCACAGCAGGTGTTATTCTGGGATTAGAAGCTTTGATTGTGCTCCTGTTTTTCCTCATAATGCACTTTAA aaagTCATCTGAGCCCATCTGTACAATCCCAAAACCAA AGAAAGGCAAGCAGAAGCGCAAAGTGTCCAGGAGCTCCACAGGGCTGGAGTTTAAAAACCCTAACACTACACGAGCCACACCCAAAGCTCGAACTGAAA GTCGTCCAGCTACACCTTTGCCAGCTATAACTCGTGAAAAC AAACCAAAAGAGTCCATTTATGAGAACATCCGTGAG AACCAAcggatgtcacttcctgttgtattGGATTTTCAGAATGAAGTGTACTGCACTACTTTACCTGGACGTTAG